In Cherax quadricarinatus isolate ZL_2023a chromosome 1, ASM3850222v1, whole genome shotgun sequence, the DNA window cacttgcatgtacaagcatatatatatacacacccctcttggttttcttctgttatcttactagttcttgttcttgtttatttcctcttatctccatggggaagtggaaaagaattcttcctctgtaagccatgcatgtcgtaagaggcaactaacatgccgggagcaaggggctagtaaccccttttcctgtatacattgctaaagttaaaaagagaaacttatctttttgggccatcctgtttcggtgggatacggctggtttgttgaaagaagaaagaaaagttCCATTATCTCCATGGGTAAGTGAAacggaattcttcctccttaggccatgtgtgtcataagaggcaactaaaatgccgggagcaaggggctagtaaccgcttctcctgtatacattgcttaagttaaaaagagaaactttttttgggggggccaccctgcttcggtgggatacggctggtttgttgaaagaagaaagagtgCCATTAGGGTGAATACATTACATGTTCTGTATAATTCATCTCCATATGCAAtataaaataaagaaattaaGTGCAGTATACAATACATTACTATTGTATTACTATATATTTTGCGGTTGTTTACCAAATTTTCTTTCCACAGGAGCGGGATACCAAAATGAATTACCAGAACGTCAGTATAGTCCTCTCTCCCACAATGCAGATCTCGCACCGTGTTCTCAATGTTCTGTTCTTAAATCATCCGTATCTTTTTGGTAATGTAGTAATCAAAAGGTAAGAAAATGCTGAAGGGTATGTTTAGTTGTTTGTTAatgaagaataaaagtcacagtacTCTGGCTTGAACAATTCATAAATGACCCACACTTAGAAGAGCTTCCTCTCTTAAATGGGAGTTGTTTGTGAAATGCTTGTTAATATTAGTTAATGCTCACAGTTGCAACTGAATTAACAAAAAACTGTATCTAAATGTACAGTATACATTTCGCACATGGTTCTTGCACTTCCTGGTCATATATACACAGCAgtgtatacaggtctccctcaacattcgcgagggttaggggatcaagagcctcgcgaatgttgaaaaaccgtgaatgtttggtgccccaatatattgtagggaaatatattacaatactgcttccttaacttgttgaaccatgaataatcataaaatacatgaaaacgtcgtaaattgtactaaatatatacatgttatgctttaataatgtatgttatttaataacatgtatgttattaaataccacagactccaccactgcctccaccaatgcctccaccacttcctcaaccactgcgagtccctactaccctccctccgacccccgcaactggcagccagccctcccaccactcggtgtggtgagtgttttgtttgttcattatttgctattaaactacagaataaataatgtaaacccattcatgactgcatattggaatggctattaggaaaggtattagacggtgacatcgtgtgtttactcttgaacacagcaaagaatcgaacatttctgctattgctaataataagaatagtaataataacaataataataataataatattaataataataataataataataataataataataaatacgatataattgaagaaggaaattgtacaaaaatacgagggagtggttgacagtgtgactttgtttatgctggagtgaacattagtctccctgctcttccaaacatttcacaataattcagcggttgaggcagtggtatttaataacatatatgttataaataataatagtacatgttattattaatgacatgtattattattaacatgtatgtatttaataacatgtacagtggacccccgcataacgatcacctccgaatgcgaccaattatgtaagtgtatttatgtaagtgcgtttgtacgtgtatgtttgggggtctgaaatggactaatctacttcacaatattccttatgggaacaaattcggtcagtactggcacctgaacatacttctggagtgaaaaaatatcgttaaccgggggtcaactgtatgttataaataataatagtacatattagtaataacatgtattattattaacatgtatgttattaaataccattgcctcaatcactgcctctaccactccagtcacactcaatctacaagcaccaaacacaatgaattattgtgaaatgtttggaagagcagtgagactaatgttcactccagcataaacaaagtcacactgacgatgtgtcaaccactccctcgtatttttgtacaatttccttcttcaattatatcatatttatttatttttttttttttaacaagtcggccgtctcccaccgaggcagggtgacccaaaaaagaaagaaaatccccaaaaagaaaatactttcatcatcattcaacactttcattacactcacacattatcactgcttttgcagaggtgctcagaatacaacagtttagaagcatatacatatgaagatacacaacatatccttccaaactgccaatatcatatttattattattattattattattattattattattattattattactattgttattattagctgtagcagaaatgtttaattctttgcagtgttcaagagtaaacacatgatgtcaccgtctaatacctgtccgaatagccattccaatatgcagtcatgaatgggtttacattatttatactgtagtttaatagcaaataatgaacaaacaaaacactcaccacaccgagtggtgggagggctggctgccagttgcaggggtcggtgggagggtagtagggactcgcaggtggcgggaaacttaaatatgatttggcggctgggaatttgtgaatgtgtgaagcccgtgaaagttgaaaatgtgattgttgagggagacctgtatataaactgagagctTGCTTTATTCACTATCTTCATTCATTCAGTTATTagcttgccagaagtgtgctgacatcacaatacAAATTATCATCAATACTGCAACATCACCCCTCCAGAGTGTACtaactgtactttccacctccagaacttgaGTCTGGCTAACCCGCTTCCCTGAATCCCCacataaatgttacctttctcacactccaacaccacctccagtaAAACCCAATAAAACCTTCATACTATTATGTCAGCTTCCAAATAGTTGTATAGAAGTATTTACAAGTCTTGTAGAATATTTAGGCAGCATAGATGAATAAATGTTGATGAATATGTAACAGACTAACAGATTTCATTACTTCATATTAAACCCATTTTgtcatatatttattttatttatatatttttttaaacatgcttgttgtctcccaccaaggcagggtgacctaaaaaagaaacactttcatcatcattcacactatcattgTCTTGTTAGGTCAAACACCTTGAGTGAAATGATTACTGAATGGCTTGTTCAGGCATTAGAGTAAATTATAAATACATTGTaatacaaaacaaaacaaaaaaacgtTTCTGCACATATTGAAACAAAATGAATTTTAAGATTGTTTTCTAAATATAGTTGTTTATGCCCTTTTATAACAAAATTTTTTGGCAAATTCTACTCTGTATGTTTTTTGCACTGGTTGTGTAGCATAAAATACTAATTATATTTATCTAGACATGTTGTTCTGTCAGATATATCCCTCCCATCCGAAGTAGTGGTGGCGAACGAACAATAGACCAGCTGCGAACAGTAGTAGAGATTGAAGAAGAGATGATGAAGCAAGAGTCTCTCTTAGGAAACCTTCATGCTCAAGTGGCAAGAGGAAATGTCTcaagaaggaaagaggagagactCTGGGAAGCTCAGAGAATAGTTACTCTTTTGAAGGTACTGTATATTCACTTTCAGCAGATTACATGGAAATAATTAGTGTACactttacacctaccatccgacttacgacctgctcgacttacgaccgtgttttttatgccaaatttctgggaaataaacaactatgtgttgtacacagtgtttatcctaaaccttacagtataaaatacagtactaacagcataaaaagtaaagtaaaacatgaaataccaaaataaaacaataaaataaagtcattacaaaaatgttttgttgatattcagtagtaaagtttgacttacgaccatttcgacatacgaccggtttctcggaaccgaactcagtcgtaagtcggatggtaggtgtacttgaaTATTGTGCATTTGTATTTCATCAGGGTGTTACAGTAAGTATAAAGTTGCCAGGGAGTTCAAATTATAGTTTAGAAACGAAAATTTTAAATACAGTAGAATCCACGTATCCACTGATTTGGTATCTGCAttttcagttatccacagtttactgtggcccaataatacctcttaattttgcataataatagcCCCAAAGCATGAAAgtagagaagctgtgaagtgcttcccatcagtgaaaaagtgataattctccacttaatgtgcatgatttatcaattaaactttacaaTAGGTATGTGTAGGACTTATATACTATAGGGTTTTGCTACTATCTACGGTTTCTGTATCTGCGGCAGATCCTAGGAACTTGTCCCCTGCGGATACGGGGTCCTACTGTACTTCAAATAATGTATTTCTAGCAATTCACTATGTTTCTTTATTtaaatatttaaccctttcagggttgccaggccctctccgagacttgttctcagggtcgccaatttttcaaaaaaaaaaaagtattttttcttatgaaaagataatcttttcccgatcataatgacaccaaaagtatgaaatttgatggaaaacttacgggaTTAAGCTCTCGCGAAgctagcggtctcgatgatgtttatgcatcggcgattttgcccactttgagccctattttcagccaattccagtgttctagtcgacaaaaatcataactatttcgctagaactccattttttctatcgaatgagtacaagaaaccacccatttgccgatttcaactatccaatacggtggtcagaatttagcaattttgccaatttaacacaaatttcaaaagatgccaatttccaaatagggtccagaataaacaagaaagacattcctggcactaaaataacatttcctctgttcattagtcatgtccccatgcccctcttacattcttttgctttccacaaaaaatagaagatttactgttatgcagactactgcattagtgtagaaatggtataaataatatcggcgcacttgtgaaagaatattagactcaccagttgatgtgtattggatgcttagcatgatttgtttacttttgaactttggtaaaaatcgaacatttctactactttgagctcaatttcaaggtacttttcattgtaaaaccagtcaaaatcatctcaatttctgtaatatgtcttccattctataaaatgagaccaggaaaactagaatacaacagtaaataccatacgaaaatgcagtgcaaagtcgctgttttaatccaaaaacacggtcaaagtttttttgttctcattacacactgtgtgccgcaggatttttttttatactgagcacactgaccacatagacccattctttcatatgtaggcctaccagctttctctcactagatttgagggcgctagaatttaggcgacTAGTACgtcaaccctggtgcgtaagccgtaccagtatggctgaaaccctgaaagggttaaatataaatttattatttgttttcCTAGACTGAACTACATTTCCACCTCTTgtcatatatgtatttatataactTTTCTCTTCCTCTTACTGCCTGTAAATTTTATTAGTATTGCTCTTAGATATTTTTAAATGAAATTAAATGGCATTTACACATATGACTAATAGTAGTTGATAAATGGAGCAATCTGCTTTGTAGGGCCATTGAAATAAAACTTTGGCTAGCTTTAAGTAtaggttggagtgtgagcagggtaatatttagtgaagggattcagggaaaccagttagttttatatagccggactagagtactggaaatgggaagtacgtacaatgcctgcactttaaaggaggggtttgggatattggcagtttggaggggtatgttatatatctttatatatgcttctaaactgttgtatatgggcacctctgcaaagtcattgattatgtgtaagtgaggtgaaagtgttgaatgatgatgaaagtattttctttttggggattttctttctttttgggtcaccctgcctcggtgggagatggccgacttgttgaaaaaaaaaattattacagcctctcctcacttaacaatggagctccattcctaagaccacatctgTAAATGAATttatcactaagtgaggagcatactataatggtagtgggtttgtgtcaaccaactttgatattgttttaatgtcacctttgcactatttataacatttctggtatatttttaagtttttatgcagtagtgtactgtatattgaaataaacagaatagagaaaatcagctctattTAGGTGTAaattggtcagagagcccatcgtaagtctgaggcatctgtaaacgagtacatcactaagtgaggagaggctgtattaacacattggccacttcccaccaaggcagggtggactgaaaaagaaaaaccatcatcattcactccatcactgtcttgccagaggcatgcttacactacagttataaaactgcaacattaacacccctctttcagagtgcaggcactgtacttccgatctccaggactcaagtccggcctgccagtttccctgaatccctttataaatgttaccttgctcacactcctacagcacatcaagtcctaaaaaccatttgtctccattcgccccaagctaacacgctcacgcatgcttgctggaagtcctagcccctcgcacacaaaacctcctttaccccctccctccaacctttccttggcaaacccctaccctgccttccctccactacagatttttaCACTCTGTCATTCTGTTTTCgtcccatcctctctacatgtctgaactacCTCAGTAACCCATCCTAAGCCCTCTGGATAATGGTTTTGGTAGTCCTGCacttcctcctaatctccaaactacggattctctgcattatattcacaccgcatATTGCCCTCAGATGTGACATCTcttctgcctccagccttctccttgttgcaacactcaccacccatgcttcacacccatatatgagtgttggtataactatactctcatacattccccactttgcttccatggataaagttctttgtctccacagactcctcagtgcacctttttcccctcattaattctgtgattcacctcatcttttacagacccatctgctgatatttctactcccaaatatctggaaacattcacctccaatctgatattcaatcttttgttacctaccataccacgggcgggatttgaacctgcggtcagagagtctcaaaactccagactctctgaccgcgggttcaaatcccgcccgtggtatggtttgtttacaatcttgtcattacgatttcgtgagtcagttttgttacctaatttttttgttaacctcatcaccttactctattAGATAAATACAGTTCTATAACCGATGGACTTTGTTGCTGTTTCTGGAATTAATTTAGCAGTTTACCCAGTGGATCATAACAATAGCGGAATATTCTGTAATCATTGGACTTTGTGTATTGTGTCTGAAATCTATTATAAAACATTAGGGACAGTGTTGTAATCGCCCAAAAAATTATGCAGCTGCCACTATAGTGCACTGTGGTATGCTTTTGATTGGTGTATTTGACAGCAGCACAATTTAGTTTCAACTACATAAGTTATGtattaaagcacatggaaatgAGTCTTATGGGTTATAATTTTCATTGAGTTCTCTCTCTAACTTTTTTTTCCTCTCTGAATAGAGAAAATTGAGATCAGCACAaaggagagaagaagaagaaaagcaaAGAAGAAGAAATGGAAGTAGCAGAAAGGACGAATTGTCAGTTGAGTTTGAAAAGGAATCTACCTCGGAGGATTCCCAAAAAGACACAGATATGGAAAGAGAAGATGTATCCTCTAAAGAAGCTGCTTCAGATGACTCAAAGCATGGTAGTGAGAGTGAAAATAGTAGTGGACGCTCTAGAAAAATATCAAATTCAGAAAATAATGTGACGGTGGTGAATGTGAGTGCTGATTCTCTTAGTAGTAATGAGAGGGAGAAACAAAGTAATGATGACATTGGCAAAGATGGATCTCTTGTAACAAATTCAAGTGTAGTtcctcctccacaacctcccACAGCAATTCCAGCCCTCCCTAAACCAGTGTCAGCACGAACTGAAAGAAGCAAAATAGCTCAAGCCTTACAAAGTGACACCAAAGAACAGACTAGCGAAAAACCTGCCCCAGTTGTTACAGAAGACACTAGTAGTGTGGAAGTTGTAGAGGAGGTGGTAGAAAAAATAACTCAGGCAGAAAAAGTAGTTCATGACTCAACAAAGAATCTCAGAGTGGAAGAACAACATGGACACGTTACTGTGATCCAGGTTGGTGTAGATATTAGTGGATCAGGAGAGGGACAATGTCACTCAGGTAATTCTCGACTTGATCAGTCTCAGGTACTGGTTAATCAGAGACCAGAAATGAAAAGATTAACTGTGGACAAAACTCCCCTGAGAGAAACACGGAGCCTGGATGATTCAAAACCCAAAGGTTAGTACAGTCATGAACATTTAAATATAAGAGTGTCATGTGTATTTTCATATTTTCAGTACTGTTTTTGGTCACTTTTCAAAAAAGGAAGCTTTTAGTCAATGTTCTTATAATATTTCTGAAATGTGTTTCAAAATTACCTGTTCAAGATTCTTGATAATGTTTCCAGGTGACAGTGAATATTTGGCACTGTTAACCCAACAAGCCATAGCTCAGGCTCACCACGAGGAGCTCTTGTCTATGAATCACGACCTGATGCGCAAACTGCAGGCAGAGCGGGCTGagatcaccaggctgagggaggaAATACAAGAAATGCAGACACTGTATGGTTATAGGTAAAAGCTATAAATATTGGCACTGTTTGTAGGTTTACAAAAAAGTCTAATTTCCTGTAGTATTCCTTATTTTCAGCAGTGAAGAGTTATTCCAGGACAGCTGGATTAGTGACTTAAAACTTTCTTCTCTCCAATTCATTAAATGTTATTAAAGTTTTTTTTCTGTAGCTTTATCTTGATTAGTTTTGGAGATCTTAGCCTAACTACTATTAGTAAATGGACAAAACTCAGATTCTCTGAACTCTATTTATACTTCACATTGCTCTCAAATATGAGATCTCATTTGCCTCtgtcctcactgcaacattcagaaGCCCATACCTCACACCAGTATAAAAGTGCTGGTGCCACTGTACTATGGTATATTATTTGTTTTTCTTCTATAGCTATAACTTCTTTCCATACCCCTCCACGGAGTtccttgatcctggtgaagggGCTCTTGTTCCAGAATTGAATCTGCCCTCCCCTCCCGTAAATCAAACCTGAATGCTTCCCAtcccccaggctctgtatgacccttagCAGGTTTAGCACTCTCATGTGAGTGTAATAACAAtctttccacagatgcctcaccACACCTACCTTTTTCTCCTCATCTGTTGTAGCTCACCTCATTTATAGACCCATCTGGTTACATGACGACTCCTGAAAATCTAAATAGATCCACTTCCACCATACTCCCTCCAGTATGATATTCGTTCTTTCATTCCCTAGACTGTTTGTTTCCCTCATCATCTTCCTCTTTTTCTATGTTCGCTTTTAATTTCCTACTTTTACATAGCCCCCCAAGTTCATCCACCAACCATTGCAACTCGGAGGTAGGCAGTGGCAAAAGTCGTCAAGTGGGAATAAAGACACTGGTAACAGAGGATGCTTTTAATACAATGTTTTGCCCAAGGCTGGGCTTTATCAGCTATCTTGATAAAGTCCAACCTTGAGTGAAACATTGAAAGAATCCTCTGTTCCCAGTGTCTTTATCCCGACTTTGCAGCTTAGCTTCAGGATCTCCCAAAAAAACCctgtcatcagtaaagagcaactgtgacaactttcaCATTGTATCAGACAACATCTTGTAAACCCACATCTCTTCCCCAAACTATAGCATTCACTttttcaaccccatctataagtttttttttttaacatggctgtttcccactgaggcagggtgacccaaaaagaaagaaaaaactttcatcattcaacactttcaccatcactcatacataatcaccatCTTTGCAGACACGCTCTGATACAACAGTATAGATGTCTCTCCAagctgccaatatctcaaacccctcctttaaagtgcaggcattgtacttcccttttctaggactcaagtccggctaaccggtttccctgaatcccttcacactccaacagcttgtcaggtcccaaaaaccatttgtctccattcactcctatctaacacgctcgcatgct includes these proteins:
- the LOC128689332 gene encoding ralA-binding protein 1 isoform X2, with product MCCTTILCKMFCGSDLSNKVQEEAYGDSGHERGGKKELLRSKKKDKKEKNKDKGYAALGEDSSPDDMDQSDSKSPLKPKKPKSFKFLHKREKDKEDKEKEREKDKEDRRDDKRRDDRKKEKEEKKEEKKKEKEDKKGDKKKEKEDKKGDKKKEKEKEKEERRREKEEKKKIKKDKKKKLEEVYEEELPVFGVPLYVAVERCPSHDGIHLPVIVRECIDYIEEHGLHCEGIYRLSGVKSKVQHLRRQYNSGDPVRLTDQEPHVVASLLKQYLRELPEPVLTVDMMPHFEDVAMIPNPAERAEAMRQLIDRLPTANRLLVQYMFKHMGHIIARERDTKMNYQNVSIVLSPTMQISHRVLNVLFLNHPYLFGNVVIKRYIPPIRSSGGERTIDQLRTVVEIEEEMMKQESLLGNLHAQVARGNVSRRKEERLWEAQRIVTLLKRKLRSAQRREEEEKQRRRNGSSRKDELSVEFEKESTSEDSQKDTDMEREDVSSKEAASDDSKHGSESENSSGRSRKISNSENNVTVVNVSADSLSSNEREKQSNDDIGKDGSLVTNSSVVPPPQPPTAIPALPKPVSARTERSKIAQALQSDTKEQTSEKPAPVVTEDTSSVEVVEEVVEKITQAEKVVHDSTKNLRVEEQHGHVTVIQVGVDISGSGEGQCHSGNSRLDQSQVLVNQRPEMKRLTVDKTPLRETRSLDDSKPKGDSEYLALLTQQAIAQAHHEELLSMNHDLMRKLQAERAEITRLREEIQEMQTLYGYRTYSYDSSETEGSESDGESDTEEEMLTQLSSVTKANASLQEENMALTRRIQEERDAVVHLRVQLQQAHWKCFPHQSPIAPIC
- the LOC128689332 gene encoding ralA-binding protein 1 isoform X1 translates to MSSMDFESPDVEKEFPGLYASESSRRSDSDYGDSGHERGGKKELLRSKKKDKKEKNKDKGYAALGEDSSPDDMDQSDSKSPLKPKKPKSFKFLHKREKDKEDKEKEREKDKEDRRDDKRRDDRKKEKEEKKEEKKKEKEDKKGDKKKEKEDKKGDKKKEKEKEKEERRREKEEKKKIKKDKKKKLEEVYEEELPVFGVPLYVAVERCPSHDGIHLPVIVRECIDYIEEHGLHCEGIYRLSGVKSKVQHLRRQYNSGDPVRLTDQEPHVVASLLKQYLRELPEPVLTVDMMPHFEDVAMIPNPAERAEAMRQLIDRLPTANRLLVQYMFKHMGHIIARERDTKMNYQNVSIVLSPTMQISHRVLNVLFLNHPYLFGNVVIKRYIPPIRSSGGERTIDQLRTVVEIEEEMMKQESLLGNLHAQVARGNVSRRKEERLWEAQRIVTLLKRKLRSAQRREEEEKQRRRNGSSRKDELSVEFEKESTSEDSQKDTDMEREDVSSKEAASDDSKHGSESENSSGRSRKISNSENNVTVVNVSADSLSSNEREKQSNDDIGKDGSLVTNSSVVPPPQPPTAIPALPKPVSARTERSKIAQALQSDTKEQTSEKPAPVVTEDTSSVEVVEEVVEKITQAEKVVHDSTKNLRVEEQHGHVTVIQVGVDISGSGEGQCHSGNSRLDQSQVLVNQRPEMKRLTVDKTPLRETRSLDDSKPKGDSEYLALLTQQAIAQAHHEELLSMNHDLMRKLQAERAEITRLREEIQEMQTLYGYRTYSYDSSETEGSESDGESDTEEEMLTQLSSVTKANASLQEENMALTRRIQEERDAVVHLRVQLQQAHWKCFPHQSPIAPIC
- the LOC128689332 gene encoding ralA-binding protein 1 isoform X3, with protein sequence MDQSDSKSPLKPKKPKSFKFLHKREKDKEDKEKEREKDKEDRRDDKRRDDRKKEKEEKKEEKKKEKEDKKGDKKKEKEDKKGDKKKEKEKEKEERRREKEEKKKIKKDKKKKLEEVYEEELPVFGVPLYVAVERCPSHDGIHLPVIVRECIDYIEEHGLHCEGIYRLSGVKSKVQHLRRQYNSGDPVRLTDQEPHVVASLLKQYLRELPEPVLTVDMMPHFEDVAMIPNPAERAEAMRQLIDRLPTANRLLVQYMFKHMGHIIARERDTKMNYQNVSIVLSPTMQISHRVLNVLFLNHPYLFGNVVIKRYIPPIRSSGGERTIDQLRTVVEIEEEMMKQESLLGNLHAQVARGNVSRRKEERLWEAQRIVTLLKRKLRSAQRREEEEKQRRRNGSSRKDELSVEFEKESTSEDSQKDTDMEREDVSSKEAASDDSKHGSESENSSGRSRKISNSENNVTVVNVSADSLSSNEREKQSNDDIGKDGSLVTNSSVVPPPQPPTAIPALPKPVSARTERSKIAQALQSDTKEQTSEKPAPVVTEDTSSVEVVEEVVEKITQAEKVVHDSTKNLRVEEQHGHVTVIQVGVDISGSGEGQCHSGNSRLDQSQVLVNQRPEMKRLTVDKTPLRETRSLDDSKPKGDSEYLALLTQQAIAQAHHEELLSMNHDLMRKLQAERAEITRLREEIQEMQTLYGYRTYSYDSSETEGSESDGESDTEEEMLTQLSSVTKANASLQEENMALTRRIQEERDAVVHLRVQLQQAHWKCFPHQSPIAPIC